One window of Alkaliphilus metalliredigens QYMF genomic DNA carries:
- a CDS encoding ABC transporter ATP-binding protein has translation MSLLKVENLSVVDLRNGERILHNLNFSLEPDSCLAIVGESGSGKSMTCKAILNLTNPWLEVTGTVFLHGKEIKRNDSGAMRKIRGKNISMILQDAMTAFDPLYTIGYQIEETLCENLKVSKKDARAMGIEAMNKMSIYDAKDVLKKYPHQLSGGMLQRSMIAIAMVMKPDIIIADEPTTALDSINQRDVVEQFELLQSITGTAILFISHDLGVVQRLAQKVLVMKGGACVEYGDANQIFKEPKNDYTRYLVETRIALSQPFHKIMNREEVKVINVKSSKCI, from the coding sequence ATGAGTTTGTTGAAAGTGGAGAATCTGTCTGTAGTTGATTTGCGTAACGGGGAAAGAATCCTTCACAATCTGAACTTTTCTCTTGAACCCGATAGCTGTCTTGCCATTGTGGGGGAAAGCGGTAGTGGTAAGTCTATGACATGCAAGGCCATATTAAATTTGACCAATCCTTGGCTGGAAGTAACGGGAACTGTTTTCCTTCATGGAAAAGAAATCAAAAGAAATGATTCTGGTGCCATGCGAAAGATCAGAGGTAAAAACATTTCAATGATTCTACAAGATGCAATGACAGCTTTTGATCCTCTCTATACTATAGGTTATCAAATAGAAGAGACCCTTTGTGAGAATTTAAAGGTGTCAAAGAAGGATGCAAGGGCAATGGGGATAGAAGCTATGAATAAGATGAGTATTTATGATGCAAAAGATGTACTGAAAAAATATCCTCATCAGTTATCAGGTGGCATGCTCCAAAGGAGTATGATTGCGATTGCTATGGTTATGAAGCCAGATATTATTATAGCCGATGAGCCTACCACTGCTTTAGACTCTATCAATCAGCGTGATGTGGTAGAACAGTTTGAACTATTACAAAGTATAACCGGCACTGCGATCTTATTTATATCCCATGATTTAGGTGTTGTGCAGAGGTTAGCACAAAAAGTATTGGTGATGAAGGGTGGTGCTTGTGTAGAGTACGGAGATGCAAATCAGATTTTTAAAGAACCTAAAAATGATTATACTCGCTATTTAGTAGAAACTCGCATTGCTCTTTCACAGCCTTTTCACAAAATTATGAATAGGGAGGAGGTTAAAGTTATAAATGTTAAAAGTTCAAAATGTATATAA
- a CDS encoding ABC transporter ATP-binding protein, translating to MLKVQNVYKSYSKAGSLFRKDQIQVLSGISFEIEEGECVGLIGESGSGKSTLSRLIMDLEKPDKGLITLEDESIQVWKKKNQGQISVVFQDYTSSVNPRFTVEQVITEPMMIRGKQEHIKTKATQLLDRVNLSSQFLNRYPHELSGGQLQRVCIARAISTKPRFVILDEAISSLDVSIQAQILDLLKELKTDLNLTYLFIAHDLQAVASLCDKVLFLYKGKIEERLPITELARTENEYAKKLLSSVIAFEA from the coding sequence ATGTTAAAAGTTCAAAATGTATATAAAAGTTATTCAAAGGCAGGGAGCCTATTTAGAAAAGATCAAATACAAGTTCTTTCTGGAATTAGTTTTGAAATTGAAGAAGGTGAGTGCGTTGGCTTGATTGGAGAAAGTGGTAGCGGTAAAAGTACGTTGTCTAGATTGATCATGGATTTAGAGAAACCAGATAAAGGGCTGATTACTTTAGAGGATGAAAGTATACAAGTATGGAAAAAGAAGAACCAAGGTCAAATAAGTGTGGTGTTTCAAGACTATACTTCATCTGTAAATCCACGATTTACTGTAGAACAAGTTATTACAGAGCCTATGATGATAAGAGGCAAGCAAGAGCATATAAAAACCAAAGCAACGCAACTGTTAGATAGAGTAAATCTGTCATCGCAGTTTTTGAATAGATACCCCCATGAACTAAGTGGAGGACAATTACAGAGGGTGTGTATTGCTAGAGCAATTTCTACCAAGCCAAGATTTGTTATTTTGGATGAAGCCATAAGCTCTCTAGATGTCTCAATACAAGCTCAGATATTAGATTTATTAAAAGAGCTTAAGACTGATTTAAATCTTACCTATTTGTTTATAGCCCATGATCTTCAGGCCGTGGCCAGTTTATGTGACAAGGTACTGTTTCTATATAAAGGTAAGATAGAAGAAAGGTTGCCTATAACAGAACTAGCGAGAACTGAAAATGAATATGCTAAGAAATTATTATCCTCTGTGATAGCTTTTGAAGCATGA
- the opp1C gene encoding nickel/cobalt ABC transporter permease: protein MYIWKKIKSDKLAGVCLFFLVTIILLGVIAPVAAPNDPVETNITEKLSGISLQYPFGTDQLGRCIFSRLLYGIRTTVWMSIWTTLATISIGTILGFVSGYFRGWIDEIIMRLCDVMLSFPSEVMILAIVGMLGPGLGNIVIANIIAKWAWYTRMIRSIVIQYMDKNYISFAKVVGGSPFHIMKNHLLPGSLGEIVVLASLDTGAVILSVSALSFLGLGVQAPTPEWGMMLNEAKNIMITHPTKMIPPGIAILAVVAAFNFIGDKVRDIMDPKHMDRRVKNNEFVESGESVCS from the coding sequence ATGTATATTTGGAAAAAAATTAAATCAGATAAGCTTGCGGGGGTATGTTTGTTTTTCCTTGTGACGATTATTCTGTTGGGAGTTATAGCACCGGTAGCTGCTCCCAATGATCCTGTGGAAACAAATATTACAGAAAAGCTTTCTGGTATCAGTCTACAATATCCCTTTGGTACAGATCAGCTTGGGAGATGCATTTTCTCTCGGCTACTCTATGGGATCCGTACTACAGTGTGGATGTCTATTTGGACGACGCTGGCCACTATTTCTATTGGAACAATATTGGGGTTTGTGTCAGGGTACTTTAGAGGGTGGATAGATGAGATCATCATGCGTTTATGTGATGTGATGCTATCTTTTCCTAGTGAAGTGATGATACTGGCCATCGTAGGAATGCTAGGGCCTGGACTGGGTAATATCGTTATAGCTAATATTATTGCCAAGTGGGCTTGGTATACTCGGATGATAAGATCCATTGTGATACAGTATATGGATAAAAACTATATTTCTTTTGCTAAGGTAGTGGGTGGGAGTCCCTTTCATATTATGAAAAACCATTTGTTACCGGGGTCTCTAGGTGAAATCGTGGTATTAGCCTCTTTAGATACAGGAGCAGTTATATTGAGTGTTTCTGCATTATCTTTCTTAGGGCTAGGGGTGCAGGCACCAACTCCGGAATGGGGCATGATGCTGAACGAGGCCAAAAACATTATGATTACACATCCCACAAAAATGATTCCTCCTGGTATCGCTATATTAGCGGTGGTGGCGGCTTTTAATTTTATTGGAGATAAAGTGAGGGATATTATGGATCCTAAACATATGGATAGGAGGGTGAAAAACAATGAGTTTGTTGAAAGTGGAGAATCTGTCTGTAGTTGA
- the opp1B gene encoding nickel/cobalt ABC transporter permease: MRNYIIRRILFIIPILIGITFISFLLINLNTSDPAEVALRVNEITPTDEAVAAMREELGLDKPFFERYIIWLGNSLRFDFGNSYINNKSVSDEMLSALPATLYLAAIALIMILGISIVAGILCAIFEDSIGDKIIRGIIFVGTAMPNFWVGLLLMWLFAVKLDLFPTSGMSGFSSVILPAATLSLSYISIYTRLIRNNMIQNKNENYVLYTRIRGLKNWAVTKHIFRNSIQSSITALGMSIPKLIAGTVIVENIFAWPGIGRLCVSAIFNRDYPIIQAYIVMMALLFVVCNLIVDIISASLDPRIRRTT, translated from the coding sequence ATGAGAAATTATATAATTCGCCGAATATTATTTATTATACCGATATTAATAGGAATAACCTTCATTTCGTTTTTGCTAATTAATTTAAACACCAGTGACCCGGCAGAAGTTGCCCTAAGGGTCAATGAAATTACCCCTACCGATGAAGCTGTAGCAGCCATGCGGGAAGAGTTAGGTTTAGACAAACCTTTTTTTGAAAGGTATATTATTTGGTTGGGAAATAGTCTTCGCTTTGACTTTGGAAATAGTTATATAAATAACAAGTCAGTTTCAGATGAAATGCTAAGCGCATTACCTGCTACACTATATTTGGCAGCAATAGCACTGATCATGATTTTGGGAATTAGTATTGTGGCAGGGATTTTATGCGCTATATTTGAAGACTCTATAGGAGATAAAATAATACGAGGAATCATATTTGTTGGGACGGCAATGCCTAACTTCTGGGTGGGGCTACTACTAATGTGGTTGTTTGCTGTAAAATTGGACTTGTTCCCTACCAGTGGGATGAGTGGTTTTAGCTCAGTGATTTTGCCGGCAGCTACATTATCCTTAAGCTATATTTCCATCTATACGCGATTGATTCGAAATAACATGATACAAAATAAAAATGAGAATTATGTACTGTATACCCGTATAAGGGGTTTAAAGAATTGGGCTGTCACGAAACATATATTTAGAAATTCAATCCAATCCTCTATTACGGCACTAGGGATGTCAATTCCTAAACTTATAGCTGGAACTGTAATTGTAGAAAACATTTTTGCATGGCCGGGAATTGGAAGATTGTGTGTTAGTGCTATATTTAATCGAGATTATCCTATCATTCAAGCCTATATTGTTATGATGGCTCTATTGTTTGTGGTATGTAATCTAATTGTAGATATTATTAGTGCATCCTTAGATCCTAGGATAAGGAGGACAACATAG